One genomic window of Hippopotamus amphibius kiboko isolate mHipAmp2 chromosome 10, mHipAmp2.hap2, whole genome shotgun sequence includes the following:
- the LOC130829966 gene encoding transcription factor-like 5 protein translates to MTEVEYAQLQHILYSHMEAAAADGEFERRLSSAFLAAAGGRAARVPGAVPPALAVGGFAGASPCLGAVDEQELRSTLLSEAGAAPAAQRTPGAGKENAEGAAEARAKPAVRVGLEDRFNSIPAEPPPGPHGAEPREPSVALSNLVTLIRHPSELMNVPLHQQQNKCTTLVKNKTAAATTALQFTYPLFTTSACSTSGSSNLSQTRSSSNSCSILEAAKHQDVGLPRAFSFCYRQEIESTKQTLGGRNKALPEQVWIKVGEEALCKQAISKRNGSRIRQLDTHIERRALGEIQNVGEASTAAQGAWPSAEPSQATLGEQTQSGPQGGRSQRRERHNHMERDRRHRIRICCDELNLLVPFCDAETDKATTLQWTTAFLKYIQERHGDALKKEFESVFCGKTGRRLKLTRPDSLVTCPAQESLQSSPATEIK, encoded by the coding sequence ATGACGGAGGTGGAGTACGCGCAGCTGCAGCACATCCTCTACTCGCACATGGAGGCGGCGGCTGCCGACGGCGAGTTCGAGAGGCGCCTCAGCTCGGCCTTCCTGGCGGCGGCGGGGGGGCGCGCCGCCCGTGTACCTGGTGCTGTGCCCCCCGCGCTGGCCGTCGGCGGCTTCGCGGGCGCCAGCCCTTGCCTGGGCGCCGTCGACGAGCAGGAGCTGCGCAGCACGCTGCTGAGCGAGGCGGGCGCGGCCCCCGCCGCCCAGAGGACGCCGGGCGCCGGCAAGGAGAACGCGGAGGGCGCGGCCGAGGCGCGGGCCAAGCCGGCCGTGCGCGTCGGCCTGGAGGACCGCTTCAACAGCATCCCCGCCGAGCCCCCGCCTGGCCCGCATGGCGCGGAGCCCCGGGAGCCCAGCGTGGCGCTCAGCAATTTGGTAACTCTTATTCGCCATCCATCCGAGTTAATGAATGTGCCTCTTCATCAGCAGCAAAACAAATGTACAACATTGGTGAAAAACAAGACTGCTGCTGCAACGACCGCTTTACAGTTTACATACCCTCTGTTCACTACCAGTGCTTGCTCTACTAGTGGAAGTTCTAATCTTTCCCAAACACGGAGTTCTAGTAACTCATGTTCTATACTCGAAGCTGCCAAGCATCAGGATGTTGGGTTGCCGAgagcattttctttctgttatcgGCAAGAAATTGAATCCACTAAACAGACTTTGGGTGGTAGAAACAAAGCTTTGCCGGAGCAGGTTTGGATTAAAGTCGGAGAAGAAGCGCTATGTAAACAAGCAATAAGTAAGAGGAATGGGAGTAGGATACGTCAGTTGGACACGCACATAGAGCGAAGAGCCCTTGGAGAGATTCAGAACGTGGGCGAAGCCTCCACAGCGGCACAGGGTGCTTGGCCGTCGGCGGAGCCGTCCCAGGCTACCCTCGGGGAGCAGACGCAGAGTGGGCCCCAGGGAGGCAGGTCCCAGCGCAGGGAGAGGCACAACCACATGGAGAGAGATAGAAGGCACAGAATCCGCATCTGTTGTGACGAGTTGAATCTTTTAGTCCCGTTCTGCGATGCCGAGACCGATAAGGCCACGACCCTGCAGTGGACCACGGCCTTCCTGAAGTATATTCAGGAGAGACATGGAGATGCTCTTAAAAAGGAATTCGAGAGTGTATTTTGTGGTAAAACTGGCAGAAGGCTAAAGCTGACCAGACCAGACTCCTTGGTGACGTGTCCCGCACAGGAGAGTCTACAGAGTAGCCCGGCTACAGAGATCAAGTGA